The following are encoded together in the Falsibacillus albus genome:
- a CDS encoding deoxynucleoside kinase — translation MESLPFITVEGPIGIGKTSLAKAISEKFQLHFLKEIVDENPFLDKFYENIDEWSFQTEMFFLCNRYKQLEDIQTHYLLQNKPVVADYHIFKNLIFAQRTLKDDQFQKYLQIYNILTEDMPRPNVVIYLNASLDTLMGRIQKRGREFEKKISPLYLEQLSSDYDKFMDHFENTYPDVPVLRFSGDELDFVKNEHDLDMIMTKLTNILHKGVHYHGSSN, via the coding sequence ATGGAAAGCTTACCTTTCATAACAGTTGAAGGGCCGATAGGAATCGGAAAAACCTCACTTGCGAAAGCCATCTCTGAAAAATTCCAGCTTCACTTTTTAAAAGAAATTGTCGATGAAAATCCATTCCTTGATAAATTCTATGAAAATATAGATGAGTGGAGCTTCCAAACGGAAATGTTTTTTCTATGCAATCGCTATAAGCAATTGGAAGATATTCAAACACACTATCTTCTCCAAAACAAACCGGTTGTAGCAGATTACCATATTTTCAAAAACCTGATTTTCGCCCAGCGGACTTTAAAGGATGATCAATTCCAAAAATACCTGCAAATCTATAACATTTTGACTGAGGACATGCCTCGCCCGAATGTGGTGATTTACTTGAATGCCAGCCTGGACACGCTGATGGGCCGGATTCAAAAACGCGGCAGGGAGTTTGAAAAGAAAATCAGCCCCCTTTATCTTGAACAATTATCTTCCGACTATGACAAGTTCATGGATCATTTCGAAAACACATACCCGGACGTACCTGTCCTTCGCTTCAGCGGCGATGAATTGGATTTCGTTAAAAATGAACATGATCTCGATATGATAATGACAAAATTAACCAATATACTACACAAAGGAGTACACTACCATGGATCTTCGAACTAA
- a CDS encoding glycoside hydrolase family 18 protein yields MQIHVVRQNQSLYGIAQAYGTTVDDIVEANELPNPQNLVIGQALVIPIVGSFYWVQPGDSLWSISRKLNVPYQELAKVNNISPNQSLQVGFRLYIPPPKKEKAEFNGYVEPFGKTMPPNLEESTREAAPYLTYIAPFSFRAKRDGTLEEPPLGNLPAIAKANKNVMMMAITNQEEGKFSDELGRILLTNQTIQEKFLNNIVATAKKYGFRDIHFDFEYLRPQDKEAYNQFLRRAKKRFSQEGWYLSTALAPKTSADQKGKWYEAHDYKTQGEIVDFVVIMTYEWGYSGGPPMAVSPIGPVRKVLTYAVQDIPSSKILMGQNLYGYDWTLPFVQGKDTAKAISPQQAIQLAAKYNVPIQYNQKDQAPFFDYQDENGKKHKVWFEDARSIQAKFDLIKELKLRGMSYWKLGLSFPQNWLLIVNNFEVVKR; encoded by the coding sequence GTCAGACAGAATCAATCCTTATATGGCATTGCCCAAGCCTATGGGACCACAGTGGATGATATTGTGGAGGCAAATGAGTTGCCAAATCCGCAAAATCTAGTTATTGGGCAGGCATTGGTGATTCCGATTGTCGGAAGTTTTTACTGGGTTCAGCCCGGAGACAGCCTTTGGTCGATATCGCGGAAATTGAACGTCCCTTACCAGGAGCTGGCAAAGGTGAACAATATCAGTCCGAATCAATCCCTTCAAGTAGGATTCCGTTTGTATATCCCGCCACCCAAGAAAGAAAAGGCTGAATTCAATGGATATGTTGAGCCTTTTGGAAAAACGATGCCGCCAAATCTCGAAGAAAGTACGAGAGAGGCCGCTCCTTATTTGACGTATATCGCCCCTTTCAGCTTCCGGGCAAAAAGGGATGGCACTTTGGAAGAACCTCCACTTGGAAACCTCCCGGCCATCGCCAAAGCAAATAAGAATGTAATGATGATGGCCATCACCAACCAGGAGGAAGGGAAGTTCAGCGACGAACTGGGCAGAATTCTGCTGACCAATCAGACCATTCAAGAAAAATTCCTCAATAATATTGTCGCCACTGCGAAAAAGTACGGATTCCGCGATATCCATTTTGATTTTGAATACTTACGCCCGCAAGATAAAGAAGCATATAATCAATTTTTGCGAAGGGCGAAAAAAAGATTTTCTCAGGAAGGATGGTACCTTTCCACAGCACTTGCCCCCAAGACGTCGGCAGATCAGAAAGGCAAATGGTACGAAGCGCATGATTATAAAACGCAGGGGGAGATTGTCGACTTTGTTGTGATCATGACATATGAGTGGGGATACAGCGGAGGGCCGCCCATGGCCGTATCCCCGATCGGACCCGTTCGGAAAGTCCTCACATATGCCGTACAGGACATCCCTTCATCCAAAATATTGATGGGACAGAATTTATATGGCTACGATTGGACGCTCCCTTTTGTTCAAGGAAAGGATACGGCAAAAGCTATCAGCCCACAGCAGGCCATTCAATTGGCAGCGAAATATAATGTACCGATCCAATATAACCAAAAGGATCAAGCTCCATTCTTCGATTACCAGGACGAAAATGGGAAGAAGCATAAGGTTTGGTTTGAGGATGCAAGGTCCATCCAGGCTAAGTTTGACCTAATCAAGGAATTGAAGTTAAGGGGAATGAGCTATTGGAAGCTCGGCCTCTCCTTCCCTCAAAACTGGCTTTTGATCGTGAATAATTTTGAAGTCGTGAAGAGATGA
- a CDS encoding deoxynucleoside kinase, with product MDLRTKYGIPANSVITIAGTVGVGKSTMTNSLAKALGFRTSFEKVDTNPYLDKFYHDFKRWSFHLQIYFLAERFKEQKRIFEYGGGFIQDRSIYEDTGIFAKMHFEKGNMSETDYDTYKSLFDAMVMTPYFPHPDLLIYLEGSIDDVLERIRERGRPMEQQTPVAYWEEMHNRYENWVNSFNACPVLRLNINDYDLMNNEASIEPIVERIGYFLEQTQALKK from the coding sequence ATGGATCTTCGAACTAAATATGGCATTCCCGCCAATTCCGTCATCACGATTGCGGGGACGGTCGGTGTCGGAAAATCGACCATGACGAATTCACTGGCAAAAGCATTAGGGTTCAGAACTTCTTTTGAGAAGGTAGACACGAATCCTTATTTGGATAAATTTTACCATGATTTTAAACGATGGAGCTTCCACCTCCAAATCTACTTTTTAGCAGAACGATTCAAGGAACAGAAAAGAATCTTTGAATATGGCGGCGGTTTCATCCAAGATCGATCCATATATGAAGATACAGGCATTTTTGCCAAAATGCATTTCGAAAAAGGCAACATGTCCGAAACAGACTACGATACGTACAAAAGCTTGTTCGACGCGATGGTCATGACGCCATACTTCCCTCATCCTGATTTATTGATTTACTTGGAAGGTTCGATTGACGATGTGCTTGAAAGGATTCGTGAGCGCGGCCGCCCGATGGAGCAGCAGACGCCTGTTGCTTACTGGGAGGAGATGCACAACAGATATGAAAATTGGGTAAACTCCTTCAATGCGTGCCCGGTTCTCAGATTGAACATCAACGATTACGACCTAATGAACAATGAAGCATCCATCGAACCGATCGTGGAACGCATCGGATACTTTTTAGAACAGACACAAGCTTTGAAGAAATAA